CTTGGGACAGCCTTGATTCCCTGCACCGACGTCAAGTGGTACGCACCATGTAAGTCGCCACCCGCACTGCGAATCTCGGCCTCTGCCAGCGCCTGTGCGAGCGCTGGGCACGGTGTTTCTGCGCTTCTGCGCTTCTGCGCTTCTGTGCTCCTGCGATCGGCCTCGCTCCCTCGCGCTAGAGCTGCACTGCCCCGATCGATCGCTCCCCACACCCGCAAAGACGACTCTACTTGCCACTACTGCGTGTGTAGCGGTCCGCAATGCTGACTGCAAGCCAGCGCATTCCCGCTCCTGACCACCGTCGTCGCCGTGCTGCTCTCTCCACAGCCCCCTGCCGACCTGAGACAGTTGCCCCAGCGCCGGTGCTGCCAGTGCTGCCAGTGCTGCCAGCTGCCAGCCCGCCCCAGCACGCGTCCTCTGCGCAGTCGCATCCCTCCACCTGCCCGAGCACGCCCTGCCCACCACCACGCCTCCACCAGCTCGACTCGCGCTTCCAGGCACCCCACCCCCGCCCTCGCCGTGTCCCTGCGCAGACGCAGCTTCGCGCCCCCTGGGTGCTGTGCGGCCCATCTCCCCACCACACATTGGTCGCGGATAGCCGCAGCATGTGCGCGTTGCAAGTAGCATGACTTCCAGCTCCAAGCGTGACTCCGTCTCCTCAAACTCCCCAGCACCCAGCAGATCGTTTCTGTCGCGACTGAAATCGCCGCTGTCGTCCAAGTCGCGCAACTTCACCGACTTCTACATCCAGTCGGACGACCCACACCGCCAGTACCTCCCCGGCGACATCATCAGTGGCACCGTCATCATCAAGGTCGTCAAGCCTCTCCGCATCACCCATCTCGTCGTCTCGCTGCACGGCTATGCCCAAGTGTTCAAGAACCCAAATGCGCCGGGCGACGCTTACAAAACCTACTTGGCAACCGTGGGCTCCGGCAGAGGCAAGAAGCAGGGAAGCTACTTTGGCAATGGCTTCGTATCACTTTTTGAGGACGAAGTAGTTCTCTGCGGTGAAGGCAAGCTAGCAGAGGGCGTCTACCATTTCAACTTTGACCTCGAGTTTCCCTCCAAAGGCCTGCCAAGCAGCATTGACGTAAGCGCAATGCACTGATCTGCTCACTGACCCTCCCGTCGCTGACCATCCTTCTAGTTCGAACGCGGTACAGTATGCTACATGCTGACCTCGACTTTAACCCGCCCTACGACCATGTCGCCTACCGCCACATGTGACACCAAGGTATCCCTCAGGGATGTGATCGATGTTGCCCCCATCGCCGAGCCCAAACCTCGCGTCATATCTCTGGAGCCCATCTCACGACGGACGCGGACCAAAACGCCTCGAACCCGGCCGGGCACGGCAAAGACGGACAGTGTGCCTCCCACCCCCGGCCGCTTGGAAGCACCACGCTTAGCTCCGAGGTCAGAGCCACCACTTGGAACACCCGAAGAGAGCGTCCATCCACGCAGCCCATCCCCCAGCGAAACCAGCTTCGCAAGCCAGATGAGCAGCAGCGGCGCTTCAGGCACAGAGTACGGTGTTCGTTCTGTCAACACCGTGACTGATGCCGGTGGCTTTATAGCTGCCAACGGAAGCCGACCGACGGTCAAAGGGAAGACTATTACAGCCACCATCGACGTCCTGAAAGGTGGCTTCCTTGGCGGCGATCAGATACCTATTAGGGTCACTGTCAACCACAACAAACACGTAAGGAGTCTGAAAGGCATCATCATCACACTCTACCGCCAAGCAAGGGTGGACATGCATCCTGCACTGCCTGTTGGGCCGAACGGTAAAGGCGACAAGACAAAGTCGGAAGACTACTATCCAAAGTCCAGGACTGGACTCGGTGGTCTGTCTCTGTCGTCCGCTGGATCGAGTCATACCTTTCGCAAGGATCTCGGGCAGTCGTTCGCACCCCTGTTTGTCGATCCACGGACGCTGACCGCGGACATCAAGTGCTCTGTCCGAGTGCCTGATGATGTGTTTCCCACAATCTCCAACGTACCTGGTGCAATGATCTCGTTCAAGTACTACGTCGAGGTCGTCGTGGATATCCAGGGGAAGCTCACTGGGTTGGATCGTATGGTTTCCAATGCTGGTGTGGTTACTGTCCCCTCTACAACAAACACACCTGGCGGGATGGGACGTGATGAAGCCGCGAGCAACACGTTTTCGACGTGGGGCGGGAATTTTGTCGACACAGATGGCATTCGCCGAGAGAAGGGGGTCATTTCTTCCCTGTTTGAAGTTATTGTTGGCACCAAAGACAGCGAGAGGAATGGCAAACGGAAACAGACACAAGGACTGCCGACCAATGATCATCACGGAGTCCACGAAATACCCTATGGATCCTACGACGACCCCAACGCACCAGGCGGCTACGATCAGTACGACTATGGGTACGATGAGAACGGTCAATACTATGATTATAGATACGATCCGGGGTACTACGACGTCCCAGGGTACAACGATGGTGGTGTTGGAGGGAGCTCGTCCTACCATCCGCCCGCCCCAACGCAAGAAGAGCACGGTCTGTCAGAAAAAGAGCGACTGCAACGAGCGGAGGCACTTTTGTTACCCTCTCAACCGCCTGGCGCTGCCAATGGTCTCTCAACTGCCAATGGGGGGTTTCAACATGGCATGCCTGCATCTGCGCCAGTGCTACCTGAGGATGACGACCCTAACTCTTCGTACGTCCCCGAGGcttcatcgtcatcatcatcagCGCCTGCGCACCCGCCTCCACCATTCCGTGCCGCCACGGACCCCTCAATGTCCTTCAACGCCTCCGCTCCCCGCCCTTCAATACAGCGCCATAGGACAGGGCTCCTAGATGGAGCACCGCAGATATCCGCCACTGGATCATCGTCCACCATCAACTCAAGCCAAACAGCTACTGCCCCACCAACAAACGGCGCTGACGACCAGTCGAAACCTCTACCTTCCCTCCCGCCTCAGTCGCCACCCAGCACAGCACCCGACTATTTCCCCTCTTCCTCCCACGTGCCTGCCACAGACGACAAGCAAGAAATGCAGCGTCAGCGATTGGAAATGGAGCGCAGTGCGCCACCGCCTGCACACGGCCACGACGAGTCAGGAGAGAGCTCACAGGGTCCGTCcgcgccgccgcccgccgACGGCATGCGCGGACTTAGTCTCGCACCTGGGCATCTGGCACCTTCGGCGCCGATGCTGGatgacgaagacgaggaaCTGGCGGCAGCCATCACGCCCGTCAGAAGTCGGGTGCCGAACGACAGACCAGTCAGTGAGGCGTTGCCCGAGTATCAGCGGTGACGTGGGTAGCATGGGCCAAGGGGTTCGCCTGTTGATGGTCTTGATCTGTAGATGTAGGGTGCTTTGCTTGTTCCGTGTAGGGGTTCAAGGGTCAAGCCCCGGTTCCTGGTTTGTACATGGCAAGTTTGCAGCGTTGGATGTATGCGATACCCATATTTCAAAGGCTTAGTTTACGTTTAACACGAGTACACCGTCTACACGGCATTACATGCCCAGACAGGAGGCCGCCGAGATTTTGACAAGACATAAGCCTTCCTGTTTCACGCTTGACCGTTCGCCCAGAATGTCCCCAATACGAACGCGGAGAATCCCACGTGCCCAGTTTCACCGACGCCCATCTGGCGGTCTCCTCACCCAAAGCAGGCCCAGCCACCATCAACTCATCCGCTAACCCAGTACCAGCACGATAGAAGCAGTCAAGCACCTCTTGGCTGCCGGGTAATCGGAAGCCACGCTCTCACCACACGAGGAGCGGTTGGGAGTCGAGACTACCGTCCACGACCACCTAGTCACTTTAGCTCCTTGATTCGAGAGTCCACGGCCCTGCACAGCTCCTCGGAGTGGGTGTCGTAGGCTGCGCTCAGATCGGCTAGTTTGCGTGCCATTTGCGATTCGAGCGAGGCTTTCAGGGCGAGCAGGTCGGCGAGACGGGCCAATTGCGCGCGGTGAGCCGTGTTTCTGGGAGGGTTGTCAGGAGATTGTCATTCGAAGAGACGTGTTGGTGGGTTAGTGGATAGATGGATGGATGAATGGACGTGTCAACGTTTTTGTGTTGGCGAGGTTGTGTTAACCCGAGACTCGGGTGGAGAGAAGTATTTGGCAGATGCAAGAAGACGCAGGAGAAACCAAAGAAAGAGGACGAGGAGGTGGAATAGGAGGGAAGTTCGTGGGTTGCGGGTAAGTCAGCGACTCACGACTGGTCCTCATGCTCATCGAACAGCTTGTTGATGTCGTCCTGCAGACTGGACTTCGTAGCGCTGTATGCCTCCTTCACTCCTTTCTTGTTGGAGGCATGGCGCTTCTTCTGCTGTTGGACTGTTAGACTGCCCTGTATTGGCGGCTAGGTAACCAGATCACTGCACACATCATCGAGACTCTGGAACATCATTTTCTGGTGCTTCGGGCCCTGCAACGCGTCGGGCTCGTCGTCTTCTGTCTCATCGGCCATGTCCGTACGATCAGCAAGAGTCTCTTCGTCAGTCTCCTCATCGACGGGTCTGCGACTTTGGCGCGACATATTCTGTGCAGTCGTGGTACTTGACTTCTTGGATGCACGTGGGGGGGCCATGATGCTGGGTGAGTGCTGATCGTTAGTGATTTGACGGTATGCACTTGCAACAATGCAGTATTGTGTTCAGTTCAGAGCTCGAGGCTGACAGTCCTGGAGTTGTTTTTCTGTCCTGGAGCTGTCAGAAACAAGCGGCTCGAGAAGGAAGGAAGCAACAAGGGTCCTTCGAGTCGGGCCCCCACACGTGGGTCGAACTCTTGGCGGTCCGCTCTCCACAGAAATTTATCTGGCGATCCGCGAACACTCTTGCAGCTCCTTCAACCCAAAGCAACCAGCCGTCAAGATGGGTCTCGCTCAGCAGAAGAAGTACGCCACATTCATGCTTATGTTTTGCAACTTATAGTTACGCGACAAATGCTAACAGTCAGCCAGTCGCTCCAAAATCTCCAACGACCCGCAGAACACC
This window of the Ascochyta rabiei chromosome 14, complete sequence genome carries:
- a CDS encoding ph-response sensor protein; the encoded protein is MTSSSKRDSVSSNSPAPSRSFLSRLKSPLSSKSRNFTDFYIQSDDPHRQYLPGDIISGTVIIKVVKPLRITHLVVSLHGYAQVFKNPNAPGDAYKTYLATVGSGRGKKQGSYFGNGFVSLFEDEVVLCGEGKLAEGVYHFNFDLEFPSKGLPSSIDFERGTVCYMLTSTLTRPTTMSPTATCDTKVSLRDVIDVAPIAEPKPRVISLEPISRRTRTKTPRTRPGTAKTDSVPPTPGRLEAPRLAPRSEPPLGTPEESVHPRSPSPSETSFASQMSSSGASGTEYGVRSVNTVTDAGGFIAANGSRPTVKGKTITATIDVLKGGFLGGDQIPIRVTVNHNKHVRSLKGIIITLYRQARVDMHPALPVGPNGKGDKTKSEDYYPKSRTGLGGLSLSSAGSSHTFRKDLGQSFAPLFVDPRTLTADIKCSVRVPDDVFPTISNVPGAMISFKYYVEVVVDIQGKLTGLDRMVSNAGVVTVPSTTNTPGGMGRDEAASNTFSTWGGNFVDTDGIRREKGVISSLFEVIVGTKDSERNGKRKQTQGLPTNDHHGVHEIPYGSYDDPNAPGGYDQYDYGYDENGQYYDYRYDPGYYDVPGYNDGGVGGSSSYHPPAPTQEEHGLSEKERLQRAEALLLPSQPPGAANGLSTANGGFQHGMPASAPVLPEDDDPNSSYVPEASSSSSSAPAHPPPPFRAATDPSMSFNASAPRPSIQRHRTGLLDGAPQISATGSSSTINSSQTATAPPTNGADDQSKPLPSLPPQSPPSTAPDYFPSSSHVPATDDKQEMQRQRLEMERSAPPPAHGHDESGESSQGPSAPPPADGMRGLSLAPGHLAPSAPMLDDEDEELAAAITPVRSRVPNDRPVSEALPEYQR